One region of Oryza sativa Japonica Group chromosome 10, ASM3414082v1 genomic DNA includes:
- the LOC9270420 gene encoding uncharacterized protein, with product MKWGIAAAVASAAAVAAASGAELLACDCADQPPQQQEAAAAAVGRCDAFLVRHNQGSSLSRDAERAAAAAAGEQRVEGKKFAPRFDGLRFIETLVTAHR from the exons ATGAAGTGggggatcgccgccgccgtcgcgtccgccgccgccgtggccgccgcgtcAGGGGCCGAGCTGCTCGCCTGCGACTGCGCCGAtcagccgccgcagcagcaggaggccgccgccgccgccgtcgggagGTGCGACGCCTTCCTCGTCCGCCACAACCAG GGTTCGTCGTTGTCAAGGGACGCGgaacgcgcggcggcggcggcggcgggggagcagCGTGTGGAGGGGAAGAAGTTCGCGCCGCGGTTCGACGGCCTCCGATTCATCGAGACGCTCGTCACGGCGCACCGCTGA
- the LOC4348158 gene encoding putative F-box protein At3g25750 translates to MDWSGLPGDLLRLFSGRLHDPLDFLRFRAVCRAWRAATAAAAASPPPFLPWLLARPAPINPTAGPGPSLSFYSLSSAALRSVAAPSATCSLLGHTNSHLLFSDHGPLLLLVNPLTGADLPLPPSPFDAFSPITQGYYLPGPDSPVVLYDTRRIFFHHPAGGGGGWTTVPVVDLVAENMYHAGKVFVCNDRGHLTIFDAATLAVLGDAAPPPPPPVTLHRDAFKCSSFVPSGDDLLCVIRYFRRKNTEQAGELLEDCRALEVHRLEIAGEKSRWVQMRSIGDRMLFVGLYQGFSLRAADFAGLEGNCVYFFKMDRASRSFIYRFSMEDGQIEELPGPSMHACTWFVPSLS, encoded by the coding sequence atgGACTGGTCAGGCctccccggcgacctcctccgccTCTTCTCCGGCCGCCTCCACGACCCACTCGACTTCCTCCGCttccgcgccgtctgccgcgcgtggcgcgccgccaccgccgccgcagcggcctcccctcctcccttcctcccatGGCTCCTTGCCCGCCCCGCCCCCATCAACCCCACCGCCGGCCCcggcccctccctctccttctactccctctcctccgccgccctccgctccgtcgccgccccctccgCCACCTGCTCCCTCCTCGGCCACACAAACTCCCACCTCCTCTTCTCCGACCacggccccctcctcctcctcgtcaacCCCCTCACCGGCGCCGACCTCCCCCTCCCGCCTTCCCCCTTCGACGCCTTCTCCCCCATCACCCAGGGCTACTACCTCCCCGGTCCCGACTCGCCGGTGGTGCTCTACGACACCAGGAGGATCTTCTTCCACcaccccgccggcggcggcggcgggtggacgACGGTGCCGGTGGTGGACCTCGTCGCCGAGAACATGTACCACGCCGGGAAGGTGTTCGTCTGCAACGACCGCGGCCACCTCACCATCTTCGACGCCGCCACGCTTGCCGTGCTCGGTgacgctgcgccgccgccaccaccgccggtgACCCTGCACAGGGATGCCTTCAAGTGCTCATCCTTCGTCCCGTCCGGCGATGATCTCCTGTGCGTGATTCGGTACTTCAGGCGCAAGAACACAGAACAAGCAGGAGAATTGCTGGAGGATTGCCGTGCATTGGAGGTTCACCGGCTAGAGATTGCGGGGGAGAAATCGCGGTGGGTTCAGATGAGGAGCATTGGAGACAGAATGCTGTTCGTTGGTCTCTACCAGGGATTCTCGCTCCGCGCCGCGGATTTCGCGGGGCTTGAGGGGAATTGTGTTTACTTCTTCAAGATGGACAGAGCCAGCAGGTCTTTCATCTACCGGTTCAGCATGGAGGATGGTCAAATCGAAGAGTTGCCTGGCCCCTCAATGCATGCTTGCACTTGGTTTGTGCCAAGTTTGTCATAG